Proteins encoded within one genomic window of Dermatophilus congolensis:
- a CDS encoding lysophospholipid acyltransferase family protein: MEGGSQVWYELGRKTVGPVGRALLRPTVLGKENIPLRGPVILASNHLSFLDSFIIPMTTPREIAFLAKKEYYTGSGISGFVSRTFFTSIGAIPVDRDDPRAAQKSLELQLEVLARGGAVGIYPEGTRSRDGRLYRGRTGVAELVMKSGAVVVPTALQGTENLQPVGSRFVRPAKVCVQYGKPMNFVDRFVGVPKGVVRRSITDEIMGAIHAMSGQELAGAYNERPGVASAR, encoded by the coding sequence ATGGAGGGGGGAAGTCAGGTGTGGTATGAGCTGGGGCGTAAGACGGTTGGGCCTGTGGGTCGTGCTCTTTTGCGGCCGACTGTGCTGGGTAAGGAAAATATTCCTTTGCGTGGTCCGGTGATTTTGGCGAGCAATCATTTGTCTTTTTTGGATAGTTTCATTATTCCGATGACAACTCCTCGTGAGATTGCTTTTTTAGCTAAGAAGGAGTACTACACAGGGTCGGGTATTTCCGGTTTTGTTAGCCGGACTTTCTTTACCAGTATTGGTGCGATCCCAGTTGATCGGGATGATCCGCGTGCGGCTCAGAAGTCGTTGGAGCTGCAGTTAGAGGTACTGGCACGCGGTGGTGCGGTGGGTATTTATCCGGAAGGGACGCGTTCGCGGGATGGGCGTTTGTATCGGGGTCGTACAGGGGTTGCTGAGTTGGTGATGAAGTCGGGAGCAGTGGTGGTGCCGACTGCTTTACAAGGTACGGAGAATTTGCAGCCGGTGGGGTCGCGCTTTGTGCGTCCTGCGAAGGTGTGTGTGCAGTACGGCAAGCCGATGAATTTTGTGGATAGGTTCGTTGGCGTGCCTAAGGGGGTGGTGCGTAGAAGTATTACGGACGAGATTATGGGGGCGATTCATGCGATGAGTGGCCAGGAGTTGGCGGGTGCGTACAACGAGCGGCCTGGGGTGGCATCTGCCAGGTGA
- the recR gene encoding recombination mediator RecR: protein MYEGAVQDLIDELGRLPGVGPKSAQRIAFFLLSADEADVQRLAEAMLHVKETVRFCEVCGNVAQEQKCRICGDPRRDASKICVVEEPKDVIAIERTREFRGLYHVLGGAINPMEGVGPGDLSVAQLFSRLADGVVQEVIIATDPNLEGEATATYLARSMGSMGVSVSRLASGLPVGGDLEYADEITLGRAFEGRRMIHV, encoded by the coding sequence GTGTATGAAGGCGCGGTTCAGGATCTAATTGACGAGCTAGGGCGGTTGCCCGGGGTCGGCCCGAAGAGTGCTCAGCGGATCGCGTTTTTCCTGCTTAGCGCTGATGAGGCGGATGTGCAGCGGTTGGCTGAGGCGATGCTGCATGTGAAGGAGACCGTTCGGTTCTGTGAGGTCTGCGGCAATGTCGCGCAGGAGCAGAAGTGCCGGATCTGTGGGGATCCGCGGCGTGATGCCTCGAAGATTTGTGTGGTGGAGGAACCTAAGGACGTGATCGCGATTGAGCGCACGCGTGAGTTCCGGGGGCTGTATCACGTCTTGGGTGGGGCGATTAATCCAATGGAGGGCGTTGGTCCGGGGGACTTGTCTGTAGCGCAGTTGTTTTCGCGTCTTGCTGATGGGGTTGTTCAGGAGGTGATCATCGCGACTGATCCGAATTTGGAAGGGGAGGCTACGGCTACGTATTTGGCTCGGTCGATGGGGTCGATGGGTGTTTCGGTGTCACGTTTGGCTTCTGGCTTGCCAGTCGGGGGCGATCTTGAGTACGCGGACGAGATCACGCTCGGCCGCGCCTTCGAAGGGAGGCGGATGATTCATGTCTGA
- a CDS encoding DUF5063 domain-containing protein — protein MSESVQGAGSSGGQVPDDLVILAEETALEARTFLAAARGVAGGASPETAIPLLLLAVSQVLVTGARLGAIMDVVPFERFEPDLGSQEDVDDIRDGLAALLRGIDEYVDVVDPLLRGDVVSGSLSGDIADVASDLMHGLRHHAEGAVSEALWWWQFSYLATWGARAASALRVLQSLLAHIRLDADEDTIAQAQFEALHADEQQD, from the coding sequence ATGTCTGAGTCGGTGCAAGGTGCTGGTAGTTCTGGTGGGCAGGTGCCTGATGATTTGGTGATTCTTGCCGAGGAGACGGCGTTAGAGGCGCGAACATTCTTGGCGGCTGCTCGTGGTGTGGCTGGTGGTGCTTCGCCGGAGACGGCAATTCCGCTGCTGTTACTTGCTGTGTCGCAGGTTTTGGTGACGGGTGCGCGGTTGGGCGCGATCATGGATGTTGTGCCGTTTGAGCGGTTTGAGCCTGATTTGGGCAGTCAGGAGGATGTTGATGACATCCGAGATGGGCTGGCGGCGTTGTTGCGGGGAATCGATGAGTATGTGGATGTGGTGGATCCACTGCTGCGTGGGGATGTAGTGAGTGGAAGTTTGAGTGGCGATATCGCCGATGTGGCCTCGGATTTGATGCATGGTTTGCGCCATCACGCTGAAGGGGCGGTATCGGAGGCGTTGTGGTGGTGGCAGTTCAGTTATTTGGCGACGTGGGGGGCGCGGGCGGCGAGTGCGTTACGGGTGTTGCAGTCGTTGCTGGCGCATATTCGGTTGGATGCCGATGAAGACACGATTGCGCAGGCACAGTTTGAGGCTTTGCATGCTGATGAGCAGCAGGATTGA